The proteins below come from a single Miscanthus floridulus cultivar M001 chromosome 1, ASM1932011v1, whole genome shotgun sequence genomic window:
- the LOC136502137 gene encoding transcription factor bHLH30-like: protein MGGHGDHHHHHHHHQEVGVLVDDDEEELEHHARAACGGATSGVVEQGVGDGGGGQDAAGMVFEASSSVGSVSAATMAPPQILCWPLPPPSAPPQQQQQLHQDHHHHHSVGGSGHQSPFFPLLPPLPPQPPFFADFYARRALQFAYDHHHSGGPSTSSDPLGLGGLYMGMGHHGGSGMMMPPPFASSPFGDFGRMTAQEIMDAKALAASKSHSEAERRRRERINAHLARLRSLLPNTTKTDKASLLAEVIQHVKELKRQTSEITEEACPLPTESDELTVDASSDEDGRLLVRASLCCDDRADLLPDLIRALKALRLRALKAEITTLGGRVKNVLVITADDSTGGCEGAPASADDDQQEEAAPMSPQHTVASIQEALRAVMERTSSSSSAAEESGAAASSGGAAGLKRQRTTSLSAMLENRSI, encoded by the exons ATGGGTGGTCAcggcgaccaccaccaccaccaccaccaccaccaggaaGTTGGAGTGCtcgtcgacgacgacgaggaggagctcGAGCACCACGCGAGGGCGGCCTGCGGTGGCGCCACGAGCGGAGTGGTGGAGCAAGGAGTAGGAGATGGCGGCGGTGGTCAAGACGCCGCGGGCATGGTGTTCGAGGCGAGCAGTAGCGTGGGGAGCGTGAGTGCGGCAACCATGGCGCCGCCTCAGATCCTCTGctggccactgccgccgccgtccgcgccgccacagcagcagcagcagctccaccaggaccaccaccaccaccacagcgtCGGCGGCAGCGGCCACCAGTCCCCGTTCTTCCCGCTTCTGCCGCCGCTCCCCCCGCAGCCGCCGTTCTTCGCCGACTTCTACGCGCGGCGCGCGCTCCAGTTCGCGTACGATCACCACCATTCGGGCGGCCCGTCCACGTCGTCGGACCCGCTCGGCCTCGGCGGCCTCTACATGGGGATGGGGCACCACGGCGGCTCAGGGATGATGATGCCCCCGCCCTTCGCGTCGTCGCCATTCGGAGACTTCGGCCGGATGACCGCGCAGGAGATCATGGACGCCAAGGCGCTGGCGGCGTCCAAGAGCCACAGCGAGGCCGAGCGCAGGCGCCGCGAGCGCATCAACGCGCACCTCGCGCGCCTCCGCAGCCTCCTGCCCAacacaaccaag ACAGACAAGGCGTCGCTGCTGGCGGAGGTGATCCAGCACGTCAAGGAGCTGAAGCGGCAGACGTCGGAGATCACGGAGGAGGCGTGCCCGCTGCCCACCGAGTCCGACGAGCTCACCGTCGACGCGTCCAGCGACGAGGACGGCCGCCTCCTCGTGCGCGCGTCGCTCTGCTGCGACGACCGCGCCGACCTCCTCCCCGACCTCATCCGCGCGCTCAAGGCGCTCCGCCTGCGCGCGCTCAAGGCCGAGATCACCACCCTCGGCGGCCGCGTCAAGAACGTGCTCGTCATCACCGCCGACGACAGCACCGGCGGCTGCGAGGGGGCGCCGGCGTCGGCGGATGACGACCAGCAGGAGGAGGCAGCGCCCATGTCGCCGCAGCACACGGTCGCGTCCATCCAGGAGGCCCTGCGCGCCGTCATGGAgcgcacgtcgtcgtcgtcgtcggccgcCGAGGAGTCGGGAGCGGCAGCATCATCTGGCGGCGCCGCCGGGCTCAAGCGGCAGCGCACGACGAGCCTTTCGGCGATGCTAGAGAACAGGTCCATCTAA